The DNA sequence GGCGTCAGTTTTCATTTCACGCCTGCATGACCAATGACCCATAGTGAATTTgtgaaaaaagggaaaaaaaagaacgtCGAATTCGATTTTGGGTTAAAGCGGGCGAATCTAAAACATGTTGGAGGCCTGTTAGAGGGATTGGAACAGGGTGCCAAGATGAAGAGATAAAAAGATGAGCTGTGACTTGGACTAGCGACAGCTCGCCGACATATACACCGGGCCCATAGGACATCGCTTAGAAACGCCTGATAGGTGGAACTTGATGTAGACTGTGGGGCCAGCAGGGACGGCAACAATATTTTTCGACCTAATAGTTTTCCTCGATTATCAATTACATAAGTAACCTTTTAACTTACAAATAGTACACATGGGCAAGGGGGAAATGTTTCTCGACGACAACCGTGAAAAGTCACTGTTTCAGGGCAATCCATCCCACTAGGACACCGATGAGCGCAACGGAACCCCATGCCCGTGCGGTTTTCCAATCTCGGGCCGGAGTCAGGTTGAAGTTCTGCAATTGGGATTGCGGCCTGggtgatgctgatgcagCTGGTTTGGGAGAATCCTGCACGGTGCCTTGGGTCTCATTCACCGAAATCAATGGAGCTACGTCATGAGGCGACATCACCTCGACCTGGGCCACGCCGCCAAAGAAGTCTGTGATTCGCGTGTGTTCCAAGGGTCGGTTGAAGAGATCGCTACGGACGCCTGGGTGAGAGTTGATCTTGGTCACGTCGAATGAATCAAACTATTTGCATTAGTACATATTAAGCTTTTCAGCAAGGCCTGGCTGAATGGAGAAGTGAAAAAAACATACGAGCTCCTGCATGGACAGCTGGCTGGTTTTGTTGATCTTCTCCATAAATTCGAGGGTATAATGGGTGAACGCATCGATGACGGCCACACCAATGTCATTGTCGTTGGCATGCTGTTGGTAGTAGGTCAGGTTTGCGTTGGTCTCGGACGGAGGGTAAGAGACGTACGGAATATGAGTTTTCTCCGAGTTGAGAGGATCCTGCAGCCAGAATGTTGGGCGAGTACAGCTTTGAATACATTGTATTGGCTTGACATGTATCAATCATAAAGAATATCTCATTATATCTGCGAGAACGCTATTAATGTGGAGCCCAGAGATCTTTGAGAACCACGGCACCTTTTCTTTTGATACATCTGTTCAAAAGCATCTGCGACGTCAAACGCACTGATCTCTTCGTTGTCCTGGAACTTCAAGAACTCGTTTCCTCCGTGCCCCGTCATGTACACGAAAATGTTCGAACGTTCATCGCTCAGCAATCTTTTCGAACGCGGTACCGAGGCGTCCATGCGACCTAACCTGATATAAGACATGACGCACTCCGTTTCGAATATGATGCATACCGGTTAGAACGCGGATAAAATTCTCCACGGTAACCTCGTAGCCATGATAATCAACCTCAATGTTATCTCCGTACAAGTCTAGCTGACGCCCGGGATTGGCGTAAACACTTCCTGGAAACTTGTTTCTGGAGTTGCATGACGCATCGTCGGCCAACAtgagaatgatattggagtctGGGATACCCAGTCGTTTGACAGTGCGATACCTGAATAACATTTGAGCATACAACACGTTAAAGACATGGAGCTTACTAACATCCCAAGGGCATTGGCCATATGCTGCAATGTGACGTTTAGCTTCGTGAAGAAGGACAAAGGTTGCTCCAAACCCTGTAGTTAAACCAGTAGCGCGATGAGCAT is a window from the Psilocybe cubensis strain MGC-MH-2018 chromosome 8, whole genome shotgun sequence genome containing:
- a CDS encoding glycosylphosphatidylinositol anchor biosynthesis codes for the protein MLLLSLFQFLLCLSSWAWGVYSSDTQERLVKDFFDKNGASSNPSGSTHTNNWAVLVCSSRYWFNYRHMANALGMYRTVKRLGIPDSNIILMLADDASCNSRNKFPGSVYANPGRQLDLYGDNIEVDYHGYEVTVENFIRVLTGRMDASVPRSKRLLSDERSNIFVYMTGHGGNEFLKFQDNEEISAFDVADAFEQMYQKKRYNEIFFMIDTCQANTMYSKLYSPNILAAGSSQLGENSYSHANDNDIGVAVIDAFTHYTLEFMEKINKTSQLSMQELFDSFDVTKINSHPGVRSDLFNRPLEHTRITDFFGGVAQVEVMSPHDVAPLISVNETQGTVQDSPKPAASASPRPQSQLQNFNLTPARDWKTARAWGSVALIGVLVGWIALKQ